One stretch of Neosynechococcus sphagnicola sy1 DNA includes these proteins:
- a CDS encoding helix-turn-helix domain-containing protein translates to MRPYSEDLRRKIVERYIDGKTSQRKLAEQFHVAYSFVRKLTKQYRETGTIRPKQRTEQTPSKLSAEHLAVLSGLVETNNDATLSELCDLLDEAVGVRVSITTMFRMLQKL, encoded by the coding sequence GTGCGCCCATATTCTGAAGACTTGCGGAGAAAAATAGTTGAGAGATACATAGACGGGAAGACCTCTCAACGCAAGCTAGCCGAACAGTTTCATGTAGCATACAGCTTTGTACGCAAACTAACGAAGCAATATCGAGAGACCGGGACTATCCGTCCGAAGCAGCGAACAGAACAAACCCCCAGCAAACTCAGTGCTGAGCATCTGGCTGTGTTGAGTGGCTTAGTTGAGACAAATAATGATGCCACCTTGAGCGAACTGTGTGATCTGTTAGACGAAGCAGTTGGGGTTCGAGTCAGCATAACGACAATGTTTCGGATGCTTCAGAAGCTGAA